A region of Solibacillus isronensis DNA encodes the following proteins:
- a CDS encoding TetR/AcrR family transcriptional regulator, with the protein MTKEKIIQSALLNFSEHGYSGGSLAQIAEEVGIRKQSIYTYFKSKDALYLSISKQAMEAELLFAKEFIAKHLQLPVEKVLLPFLQSFQQRFESFAETKFFMRSIFLMPQHLEQQLSEQTYIYLDELERLFTDYLKEQKLSVSANEAAIGFLALLDSLYVEMLYGGSERCEKRLQAGWTIYYRGIRAEV; encoded by the coding sequence GTGACTAAAGAGAAAATAATACAGTCCGCTCTGCTTAATTTCAGTGAACATGGCTACAGTGGCGGATCACTTGCCCAAATCGCGGAAGAAGTAGGAATACGAAAACAATCGATCTATACGTATTTTAAAAGTAAAGATGCGCTCTATCTATCGATTTCGAAACAGGCAATGGAAGCTGAACTGTTATTTGCAAAAGAATTTATCGCAAAACATCTACAACTTCCTGTCGAAAAAGTATTACTGCCATTTCTGCAATCTTTTCAGCAACGCTTTGAATCATTTGCGGAAACTAAATTTTTCATGCGTTCGATTTTCTTAATGCCGCAACATTTGGAGCAGCAGTTAAGTGAACAAACGTACATTTATTTGGACGAATTAGAAAGGCTATTCACGGATTATTTAAAAGAACAAAAATTGTCCGTTTCAGCGAATGAAGCAGCAATCGGCTTTTTGGCATTGCTTGATAGCCTTTATGTCGAAATGCTTTATGGTGGAAGTGAACGGTGTGAAAAGCGTTTGCAGGCAGGATGGACAATATATTACAGAGGAATAAGAGCTGAGGTGTAG
- a CDS encoding TDT family transporter: MRNLFQVVPIPISGLMLGLVSLGNLFLSMDKATFGHVCFFIGIFLFLLIIGKLIFAFSSILAEMQNPIIASVSPTFTMGTLSISSGLHYYGVSEFVIHMIWILAATTQIFIIFYFIRTFIWKKRITISDVYPSWLIMFVGTAVMPLTASDLSGVFTKAIVIFAICAFIVLVPILIFRVFIRKDLPEPTIPMLTILTAPASISLAAYFQQFESQFGIVLTLFIFAQILYLLVLSKLPSALQLPFYPSYAAFTFPLVISATATYGVIHYFEQNGMSTSWLETYFYFQLTFSAIIVFYVFIRYINYLSVQVRQQRRVIREEKEAIS; this comes from the coding sequence GTGAGAAATTTATTTCAAGTAGTCCCAATTCCAATCAGTGGGTTAATGCTCGGTCTGGTTTCATTGGGAAATTTATTTTTAAGTATGGACAAAGCCACTTTCGGTCACGTCTGTTTTTTTATAGGAATCTTTTTATTTCTATTAATTATTGGAAAACTGATTTTTGCGTTTTCCAGTATCCTTGCTGAAATGCAAAACCCGATTATTGCGTCAGTATCCCCCACTTTTACGATGGGGACATTATCGATAAGTAGTGGTTTGCACTATTACGGTGTAAGTGAATTCGTTATACATATGATCTGGATTCTTGCTGCAACGACTCAAATCTTTATTATCTTTTACTTTATTCGAACATTCATTTGGAAAAAACGGATTACGATTTCGGATGTTTATCCAAGCTGGCTTATTATGTTTGTCGGAACAGCTGTTATGCCTTTAACAGCGAGTGATCTTTCAGGTGTCTTCACAAAAGCGATTGTTATTTTTGCGATATGCGCCTTCATTGTGTTAGTGCCGATTCTTATTTTCCGTGTATTTATTAGAAAAGATTTGCCGGAGCCTACGATTCCGATGCTGACGATTTTAACCGCACCCGCTTCGATCAGTTTAGCTGCATATTTCCAGCAGTTTGAAAGTCAATTCGGGATTGTTCTGACATTATTCATTTTCGCGCAAATATTGTATCTTTTAGTACTGTCGAAATTACCGAGCGCATTACAGCTACCTTTTTATCCAAGCTATGCTGCCTTTACGTTCCCATTAGTTATTTCTGCTACTGCCACTTATGGTGTCATTCATTATTTCGAGCAAAACGGGATGTCGACAAGTTGGCTGGAAACGTATTTTTATTTTCAATTAACATTCTCTGCAATTATTGTATTTTACGTTTTTATCCGCTATATCAACTACTTGTCCGTTCAAGTACGACAACAGCGCAGAGTCATTCGAGAAGAAAAAGAAGCCATTTCATAA
- a CDS encoding dynamin family protein, whose protein sequence is MNERFSAQLNNFDEHNPLEQLIERLKPLHSILSQNSYVKDTTTRLKQIIDDANSQPIVLFLGKERVGKTTVINSLIGRNLLEDRPSEPTRTNTFLKYGDKEYIKAVFSNGMEVTFDIANLSFFTISNTESAKIIRKHLDYLEVYITCELLKKVTIVDSVALEAGAKNTAYFSPALLQRCNEVFWVLQAGSPATETELNFIEKLNKRGITAHLVVNGIDRVDGEVEAFLDMEKERYGYFIGEDVPVSALQAQEARNTNSTQLLIDSRITQLSQLMFQLIDNKQKKTRHITERFIQWLERLRVEINTIPAREPYVSAFEYVIQHQSDFNSDPAQLQQDKALIDSLDKQYESVSKVFKEVQTLFQLLQTLESHSYLRDPIIDMYEEMAVLYQKNVRDYRKLHVEYSMEYGQLEKQFKKQTGMTLTFPLEDSALTPLLSEQIQTLNKIQKNCEQKLVFIKKYEQFVLEKLDSVQSRLNELVENRLLSIHNQLNELEAQRIRERANMTASVNKLAEFNCIAEAQSFIKDAIEPLLLERVLPIKEQEKRQLHQTIDRIATVNFTYETPIATEPDAMLAQPNLKEKYHQFELRLTEEDIVSDIPELPEKIEI, encoded by the coding sequence ATGAATGAGCGATTCAGCGCACAGCTAAACAACTTTGATGAACATAATCCGTTGGAACAATTAATTGAACGGTTAAAACCTTTGCATAGTATTCTGTCTCAAAATAGTTATGTAAAAGATACGACAACCCGTTTAAAACAGATTATAGATGATGCTAACAGTCAGCCAATCGTGCTCTTTCTCGGAAAAGAACGGGTTGGGAAAACGACCGTAATCAACAGCTTAATCGGCAGAAATCTGCTGGAAGACCGCCCATCAGAACCGACGAGGACCAATACATTTTTAAAATACGGTGATAAGGAATATATAAAAGCCGTATTTTCAAATGGCATGGAAGTGACTTTTGATATTGCCAACCTCTCATTTTTCACTATTTCAAATACGGAAAGTGCCAAAATAATTCGTAAGCATCTGGATTATTTGGAAGTATATATAACATGTGAGCTGTTAAAAAAAGTGACAATTGTCGACTCTGTTGCGCTCGAAGCCGGCGCAAAAAATACAGCATACTTTTCACCAGCTCTATTACAGCGCTGCAATGAAGTTTTCTGGGTACTGCAAGCGGGTTCGCCGGCTACGGAAACTGAATTGAATTTTATCGAAAAGCTGAACAAAAGGGGGATTACTGCTCATTTAGTCGTTAACGGGATTGACCGCGTAGATGGGGAAGTGGAAGCCTTTCTTGATATGGAGAAAGAACGTTACGGCTACTTTATAGGAGAGGATGTCCCGGTATCAGCTTTACAGGCCCAGGAAGCACGTAATACGAACAGTACACAGCTGCTTATTGATTCCCGTATTACACAACTATCCCAGCTGATGTTCCAGTTAATTGATAACAAGCAAAAAAAGACGCGCCATATAACGGAGCGATTTATTCAGTGGCTGGAACGTCTTCGTGTAGAAATTAATACAATTCCTGCTAGAGAACCGTATGTATCGGCATTTGAATATGTAATTCAGCACCAAAGTGATTTTAATAGCGATCCAGCGCAATTACAACAGGATAAAGCGCTCATCGACTCACTGGACAAACAATATGAATCGGTCAGTAAAGTGTTCAAGGAAGTTCAAACACTTTTTCAGCTGTTACAAACACTGGAAAGCCATTCCTATTTACGGGATCCGATCATCGATATGTATGAGGAAATGGCAGTGCTTTATCAAAAAAACGTGCGTGATTACCGAAAATTGCATGTAGAATACTCAATGGAATATGGACAACTTGAAAAGCAGTTCAAAAAACAAACGGGGATGACGCTCACATTTCCGTTAGAAGATAGTGCACTTACACCGCTTTTGTCAGAGCAAATTCAAACGTTGAATAAAATCCAGAAAAATTGTGAACAGAAACTGGTGTTCATTAAAAAATACGAACAATTTGTTCTTGAAAAACTGGATTCAGTACAAAGCCGACTGAACGAGCTGGTGGAAAATCGGCTATTATCAATACACAATCAGTTAAACGAATTGGAAGCACAGCGGATTCGTGAACGGGCCAACATGACAGCCTCTGTAAATAAACTGGCTGAATTCAATTGCATTGCCGAAGCACAGAGCTTTATAAAAGATGCGATTGAGCCTCTATTACTGGAAAGAGTTTTGCCGATTAAAGAACAGGAAAAAAGGCAACTTCATCAGACGATTGATCGTATTGCAACAGTTAATTTTACTTATGAAACACCAATTGCAACAGAACCGGATGCAATGTTGGCACAGCCGAATTTGAAAGAAAAATACCACCAGTTTGAGCTGAGGTTAACCGAAGAAGATATAGTATCAGATATTCCGGAATTACCTGAAAAAATCGAAATCTAA
- a CDS encoding LLM class flavin-dependent oxidoreductase — protein sequence MKLSILDQVPISKGMTSTEALANAVKLAQLGDEHGYERIWFAEHHNTTSLASSAPEVTAAYVAAKTERIRVGTGGIMMMHYSPYKVAEVFKTLAALAPGRIDFGAGRAPGGDMPAMTALASGRRPDLTEQYDKLEVILRLMNEQRTGEAVYDNVVAAPFKIQLPQSWLLGSSGQSAKKAGEAGVGYSFAQFFNGQMSKGIFDAYRNSFQPSYFMEQPQIITTYAISVAETAEEAEYLSMPMQITRLNLMRGKLLTVLSPEEANDYPLTEMDKMILEENRSLMLIGSAEDVANQIREEQAYYGFDEAMINCNLYTIDQRLNSYRLLIEQFNK from the coding sequence ATGAAACTTAGTATATTAGATCAAGTACCTATCTCCAAAGGCATGACATCAACCGAAGCACTAGCTAATGCAGTGAAGCTTGCCCAACTTGGTGATGAGCACGGTTATGAACGAATCTGGTTTGCGGAGCACCATAACACAACTTCCCTTGCCAGCTCCGCGCCTGAAGTAACAGCTGCCTATGTTGCTGCGAAAACAGAGCGTATCCGTGTAGGAACGGGCGGCATAATGATGATGCATTATTCTCCATATAAAGTGGCTGAAGTGTTTAAAACATTGGCAGCGTTGGCACCAGGTCGTATAGATTTCGGTGCAGGCCGCGCTCCTGGCGGGGATATGCCCGCAATGACTGCGCTTGCAAGTGGACGCAGACCTGACCTGACGGAACAATATGATAAACTCGAAGTTATTTTACGTTTAATGAATGAACAGCGTACAGGTGAAGCGGTTTATGATAATGTTGTAGCCGCTCCTTTCAAAATACAGCTTCCGCAAAGCTGGCTGCTTGGATCAAGCGGACAAAGTGCGAAAAAAGCTGGTGAAGCGGGCGTCGGCTATTCCTTTGCCCAGTTCTTCAATGGACAAATGTCTAAAGGGATTTTCGATGCATACCGTAACAGTTTCCAGCCTTCATACTTTATGGAACAGCCACAAATTATTACGACTTATGCAATCAGTGTAGCTGAAACGGCTGAAGAAGCGGAATACTTATCGATGCCGATGCAAATTACCCGCCTGAACTTAATGCGTGGTAAGCTCCTGACTGTACTTTCTCCTGAAGAAGCAAATGACTATCCGCTTACAGAAATGGATAAAATGATTTTGGAAGAAAACCGTTCGCTAATGCTGATCGGTTCTGCCGAAGATGTTGCGAATCAGATTAGAGAAGAACAGGCATATTACGGCTTTGATGAAGCGATGATCAACTGTAATCTATATACGATCGACCAGCGTCTGAACAGCTACCGTCTATTAATAGAACAGTTCAATAAATAA
- a CDS encoding 2-isopropylmalate synthase yields MSRKIWVFDTTLRDGEQVPGAKLNLYEKVEIAQQLKKLGVDIIEAGFPASSQGDFEAVKAVAQKVGQNSNMMITALARAVKDDIDSVYNAVKYANNPMIHMVLGTSDIHVEKKFSKSKDQILQIGVDAVKYAKSLLPQVQYSTEDASRSDFEYLWKTIEAVMKAGATMINVPDTVGYAEPEQWGEMIAKLNYRMKNLDDSVLLSVHCHNDLGMATANTLAAIKNGADKIEVTMNGIGERAGNAALEEVVMAIKTRGDVYDVFTDINTKEIMNTSRLVSSFMGLDVQVNKAITGDNAFAHSSGIHQDGLLKSRDAYEIVHPEDVGLDDMELVLTARSGRHAVKNALSKLGFDDFSDEEFEGIFESFLKLADSKKEVYNHDLYVIVESYYEKTEKNNPNKESYSDQFYDIEDLQIISNAAFPSASVKIRRGEDVFKSSAVGSGPIDALYSAIADVTGIKVKLVEYNISSVSRGQEALGKVKIIIEYGGENYIAKAADTDILKASAMAYINAVNSVIVAKIAPQPVTTTATV; encoded by the coding sequence ATGAGTAGAAAAATTTGGGTTTTTGATACGACATTACGTGATGGTGAGCAAGTGCCTGGGGCTAAACTGAATTTATATGAAAAAGTGGAAATTGCCCAGCAGTTAAAAAAGCTCGGTGTTGATATTATTGAAGCCGGATTCCCAGCGTCTTCACAAGGTGATTTTGAAGCGGTAAAAGCTGTGGCACAGAAGGTTGGCCAAAATTCAAACATGATGATCACTGCACTTGCCCGTGCTGTTAAAGATGATATTGATTCAGTATATAATGCAGTGAAATATGCCAATAATCCAATGATCCATATGGTTTTAGGGACATCCGATATTCATGTGGAGAAAAAGTTCAGTAAATCGAAAGACCAGATCCTGCAAATCGGGGTAGATGCGGTAAAATACGCGAAATCGTTACTGCCACAAGTACAATATTCAACGGAAGACGCATCCCGCTCTGATTTTGAATACCTTTGGAAAACGATTGAAGCGGTCATGAAGGCCGGCGCTACAATGATCAATGTACCGGATACAGTCGGGTATGCTGAACCGGAACAGTGGGGCGAGATGATTGCCAAACTGAACTACCGAATGAAAAACCTGGACGATTCCGTACTGCTTTCAGTTCACTGTCACAACGATTTAGGTATGGCGACTGCCAATACGTTAGCGGCGATCAAAAACGGTGCCGATAAAATAGAAGTGACGATGAACGGTATTGGTGAACGTGCCGGAAATGCTGCATTAGAAGAAGTCGTTATGGCGATTAAAACACGCGGTGACGTTTACGATGTGTTTACAGATATTAATACGAAAGAAATTATGAATACATCTCGCTTAGTGTCTAGCTTTATGGGTCTTGATGTGCAAGTGAACAAAGCGATTACAGGAGATAACGCCTTTGCCCATTCATCAGGTATTCACCAGGACGGCTTACTGAAATCACGTGATGCATATGAAATCGTTCATCCTGAAGATGTAGGTCTAGATGATATGGAGCTAGTATTAACAGCACGCTCTGGTCGTCATGCGGTGAAAAATGCGCTGTCCAAACTTGGCTTTGATGATTTCTCAGATGAGGAATTTGAAGGCATTTTTGAAAGCTTCCTGAAATTAGCTGATTCGAAAAAAGAAGTTTACAACCATGATTTATATGTCATTGTTGAAAGCTACTATGAAAAAACAGAGAAGAACAATCCAAATAAGGAATCATACTCTGATCAGTTTTATGATATTGAAGACTTACAGATTATTTCAAACGCTGCCTTCCCGTCTGCCAGCGTAAAAATCCGCCGCGGGGAAGATGTATTCAAATCAAGTGCGGTCGGCTCCGGTCCGATTGACGCCCTTTACTCAGCGATAGCGGATGTTACAGGCATTAAAGTTAAGCTTGTCGAATACAACATCAGCTCCGTATCACGCGGCCAAGAAGCGTTAGGGAAAGTAAAAATTATTATCGAATACGGCGGTGAAAATTATATCGCAAAAGCAGCAGATACTGATATTTTAAAAGCATCTGCAATGGCCTATATTAATGCGGTAAACAGTGTGATTGTCGCAAAAATTGCCCCGCAACCAGTAACGACGACTGCTACAGTATAA
- a CDS encoding DMT family transporter has translation MTKYWILVLLAGIIEIVWAMGLKYAHTVWLWVGVAALIVISFYILIIATEKLPVATVYAVFTGIGTAGTVIAETVIFNEPFSLTKIGFIGLLLIGVIGLKLISNEPEEARDA, from the coding sequence ATGACAAAATACTGGATACTCGTCCTATTGGCAGGCATCATTGAAATTGTTTGGGCGATGGGACTGAAATACGCACATACAGTGTGGCTATGGGTTGGCGTTGCCGCATTAATTGTAATATCATTTTATATTTTAATTATCGCAACAGAAAAACTGCCGGTTGCAACCGTTTATGCAGTGTTTACGGGAATTGGTACTGCCGGTACAGTCATAGCGGAAACGGTCATTTTCAACGAACCGTTCAGCTTAACAAAAATCGGCTTTATTGGATTATTATTAATCGGTGTTATTGGGTTAAAACTCATTTCAAATGAACCGGAAGAAGCGAGGGATGCATAA
- a CDS encoding DNA-3-methyladenine glycosylase I, which translates to MERCSWVKLDEPIYVKYHDEEWGVPVYDDRKLFEMLCLEGAQAGLSWLTILKRREGYLAAFDQFDAEKIVQYDEDKLEALRNDERIIRNRLKIKSVVTNAESFLAIQKQYGFFSNYIWSFVDGKPLINSWESSAQVPITTEISDRMSKQLKKDGFKFVGSTICYSYMQAVGMVNDHTTNCHCFKR; encoded by the coding sequence ATGGAGCGTTGCAGTTGGGTAAAGCTGGATGAACCTATTTATGTGAAATATCATGACGAAGAGTGGGGCGTCCCCGTTTATGACGACCGGAAGCTGTTTGAAATGCTCTGTCTCGAAGGGGCACAGGCAGGCTTAAGCTGGTTGACAATATTAAAAAGAAGAGAAGGGTATTTGGCTGCATTTGATCAGTTTGATGCGGAAAAGATTGTACAATACGATGAAGATAAACTTGAAGCATTAAGAAATGATGAACGTATTATCCGCAATCGGCTGAAAATTAAAAGTGTCGTCACGAATGCTGAAAGCTTTTTGGCTATTCAAAAACAATACGGCTTCTTTTCAAATTATATTTGGTCTTTTGTTGATGGTAAGCCGCTGATCAATTCATGGGAATCGTCCGCGCAAGTACCGATTACGACAGAAATAAGCGACCGTATGAGCAAGCAGCTAAAAAAAGACGGATTCAAATTTGTCGGCAGCACAATTTGCTACTCCTATATGCAGGCAGTAGGCATGGTGAATGACCATACAACGAATTGCCATTGTTTCAAAAGGTAA
- a CDS encoding DMT family transporter, producing MAWVYLIFAGLFEVGGVIGMNKVAQKKSFGSYAFLIGSFIFSFSLLSMAMKELPMGVAYAVWTGIGTVGGTLVGMFIYNESKDWKRILFISFIIIAVVGLKITQ from the coding sequence ATGGCTTGGGTATATTTAATTTTTGCCGGTCTTTTTGAAGTCGGCGGTGTTATCGGAATGAACAAAGTTGCCCAGAAAAAATCATTCGGCTCCTATGCATTTCTGATCGGTTCCTTTATTTTCAGTTTCTCGCTCCTTTCAATGGCAATGAAAGAATTGCCTATGGGAGTTGCCTATGCTGTATGGACAGGGATCGGTACAGTCGGCGGCACGCTTGTAGGGATGTTTATCTATAACGAATCCAAAGACTGGAAGAGAATTCTATTTATTTCGTTTATTATTATTGCGGTTGTCGGATTAAAAATTACGCAGTAG
- a CDS encoding YdcF family protein yields MKRIIFALLFILIILVLIFYWLDYEMNAALKNEADGSNEYVVILGAKVKPGGIPSQSLKNRLDAAVDYLQKYPTVKAIVTGGQGADEDRTEASVMADYLIEHGIAESRVLLEDQSTTTYENLLFAKKMLPANIVSITIISNDFHLKRATILARKLGLKADVVAAPTPKVVNTKSRIRERLAIIKAYTRGQ; encoded by the coding sequence TTGAAAAGAATTATTTTTGCACTATTATTTATTTTAATTATACTCGTGTTAATTTTCTACTGGCTTGACTATGAAATGAATGCAGCGTTAAAAAATGAGGCAGACGGTTCAAATGAATATGTTGTCATCTTAGGCGCAAAAGTAAAACCAGGCGGCATCCCTTCCCAGTCATTAAAAAACCGTTTAGATGCGGCAGTGGATTATCTTCAAAAATATCCCACTGTAAAAGCGATTGTTACAGGTGGCCAGGGTGCCGATGAAGATCGAACGGAAGCGTCGGTGATGGCTGATTATTTAATCGAACATGGGATTGCTGAAAGTAGAGTTTTATTGGAAGATCAGTCTACAACAACATATGAAAATTTGTTGTTCGCAAAAAAAATGTTGCCCGCAAATATTGTAAGCATCACGATTATTTCAAATGATTTCCATTTGAAACGAGCGACAATTCTCGCCCGAAAACTCGGTCTAAAGGCAGATGTAGTGGCAGCTCCTACTCCAAAAGTCGTCAATACAAAATCACGTATTCGCGAACGTCTTGCGATCATTAAGGCCTATACGAGAGGCCAATAA
- a CDS encoding SulP family inorganic anion transporter produces the protein MYNIREQWFGNVRSDVLAGLVVALALIPEAIAFSILAGVDPMVGLYASFVIAVTISFVGGRPAMISAATGAMALVIVSLVKDHGLQYLLAATILTGIIQIIFGMLKIARLMKFIPNAVMIGFVNSLAILVFMAQTPHFIGGDFVTWAFLLATIVLIYVIPFVIKGIPAPLIAVVILSAVAIYSGFNLNTVGDMGTITQSLPSFLIPDIPFNFETLMIILPYSLALAVVGLVESLLTASILDDMTASESDKNKEARGQGIANVINGFFGGMAGCAMIGQSVINVKSGGRGRLSTFVAGVFLMFLILVLGDYVVQIPMPVLAGVMVVVCITQFDWQSFKYAVTAPKKDVFVMLLTIAVVLYTHNLALGVVAGIIVSALFFVNEISRVSISQQGKTYFVKGQLFFASTEGFINYFKTVQDEQSSIVIDFSLCKVWDDSAIGALMKVKDQLKAKNIEVTYLNIDESSKQLLKKLTGTTLID, from the coding sequence ATGTACAATATCCGTGAGCAATGGTTTGGGAATGTACGCTCAGATGTGCTGGCAGGACTTGTTGTCGCACTTGCCCTCATCCCTGAAGCAATTGCTTTTTCTATTTTAGCCGGTGTAGATCCGATGGTCGGACTCTATGCCTCATTTGTAATCGCTGTAACAATCAGCTTTGTCGGTGGTCGTCCTGCGATGATTTCCGCTGCAACAGGAGCAATGGCTCTCGTTATCGTCTCGCTTGTTAAAGACCATGGATTGCAGTATTTACTCGCTGCAACGATTTTAACTGGAATTATCCAAATCATTTTCGGAATGCTGAAAATTGCACGCCTGATGAAGTTTATTCCGAATGCGGTAATGATCGGCTTTGTGAATTCATTGGCGATTTTGGTATTCATGGCACAAACACCGCACTTTATTGGCGGCGACTTCGTTACTTGGGCGTTTCTTCTGGCGACAATTGTACTTATTTACGTAATTCCTTTTGTCATTAAAGGTATTCCCGCCCCGCTCATTGCCGTAGTTATTTTATCGGCAGTAGCTATTTATTCAGGCTTTAATTTAAATACAGTCGGAGATATGGGAACAATTACACAATCATTGCCATCATTTTTAATACCTGATATTCCTTTTAATTTTGAAACGTTAATGATTATTTTACCTTATTCATTGGCTCTGGCTGTTGTCGGATTGGTCGAATCATTACTGACTGCATCAATTTTGGATGATATGACGGCTTCTGAAAGCGATAAAAATAAAGAAGCGCGCGGACAAGGGATCGCCAATGTTATTAACGGTTTCTTCGGTGGTATGGCCGGCTGTGCGATGATCGGACAATCTGTTATTAACGTAAAATCCGGCGGACGTGGCCGACTCTCCACTTTTGTTGCTGGTGTATTTTTAATGTTTTTAATACTCGTTTTGGGCGATTATGTCGTTCAAATTCCAATGCCGGTACTTGCCGGTGTAATGGTTGTAGTATGTATTACCCAATTTGACTGGCAATCATTCAAATATGCTGTGACAGCACCGAAAAAAGATGTGTTTGTTATGCTTCTTACAATCGCGGTTGTCCTGTATACACATAACTTAGCGTTAGGTGTTGTAGCAGGTATTATTGTCAGCGCCCTGTTTTTCGTAAACGAAATCTCACGTGTAAGTATTTCACAGCAAGGGAAAACATACTTTGTCAAAGGGCAACTATTCTTCGCTTCAACGGAAGGTTTTATTAACTATTTCAAAACTGTTCAAGATGAGCAGTCATCAATTGTCATCGACTTCTCACTATGTAAAGTGTGGGATGACTCGGCAATCGGTGCTTTAATGAAGGTGAAAGATCAGTTGAAAGCGAAAAATATAGAAGTAACCTACTTGAATATTGATGAGTCAAGTAAACAGCTATTGAAGAAGTTAACCGGTACGACATTAATCGATTAG
- a CDS encoding universal stress protein, translated as MYQHILLAADGSQNSIRAAKEALKIAQINAETLVTIIFIIDMEKAKTDVLHSSSIESLYMERRRKLVPIEELFNEHQVRYKVEIIHGSPGPEIIKFANTQNVDLVVIGSRGLNSLQEMVLGSVSHKVMKRVQCPAMLVK; from the coding sequence ATGTATCAACATATTTTACTGGCCGCTGATGGTTCGCAAAACTCGATACGTGCGGCAAAAGAAGCTTTAAAAATAGCCCAAATAAATGCTGAAACATTGGTGACCATCATTTTTATCATCGATATGGAAAAAGCGAAGACGGATGTATTGCATTCAAGCTCCATCGAAAGTCTTTACATGGAACGTCGTCGAAAGCTCGTACCGATCGAGGAACTGTTCAATGAGCATCAAGTCCGTTATAAAGTGGAAATCATTCACGGCTCACCAGGACCTGAAATCATCAAATTTGCCAACACGCAAAATGTCGATTTAGTGGTGATCGGAAGTCGCGGATTAAACAGCCTGCAGGAAATGGTGTTAGGCAGCGTATCACATAAAGTGATGAAGCGCGTGCAATGCCCTGCAATGCTTGTGAAGTAA
- a CDS encoding glycosyl transferase: protein MKKLLLLLIVPVIIWFGCSTTVIAEFAVVKEIKENSIIIENWGGETKEIAIPKNHDYSFELEKEYFFNYEIKKSKKAVLISAEPNEP from the coding sequence TTGAAAAAACTTCTTTTATTACTCATTGTTCCAGTTATTATTTGGTTTGGATGCAGTACTACTGTAATTGCAGAGTTTGCTGTTGTTAAGGAAATAAAGGAAAATTCGATTATCATAGAAAATTGGGGAGGAGAAACAAAAGAAATCGCTATTCCCAAAAATCATGATTATTCTTTTGAGTTAGAAAAAGAGTATTTTTTTAATTACGAAATCAAGAAAAGTAAAAAGGCTGTTTTAATATCTGCAGAACCGAATGAACCTTAA